The Syngnathus typhle isolate RoL2023-S1 ecotype Sweden linkage group LG11, RoL_Styp_1.0, whole genome shotgun sequence genome contains a region encoding:
- the tarbp2 gene encoding RISC-loading complex subunit tarbp2 isoform X2, giving the protein MNDETASDSWNRNSGCSSIEQMLAVNPGKTPISLLQEYGTRIGKTPVYDLLKAEGQAHQPNFTFRVSVGEISCTGQGPSKKAAKHKAAEAALKMLKGNLAGPIGFGLEGDSFVRIDAPVDEDSSPCEMKTLVTSQQSECNPVGALQELVVQKGWRLPEYTVTQESGPAHRKEFTMTCRVEKFMEIGSGTSKKLAKRNAAAKMLARIHDVPVDMRTNNDGDVEDDTFNMHAGSRAESSKNKSYSCTWDTLRNSAGEKILQLRTHPLGLPDDSVFCSLLEELSIEQSFEVSYLDLERSLSGRCQCLVELSTQPITVCHGFAMNVEDARANAAHNALQYLKIMAGAK; this is encoded by the exons ATGAACGACGAGACAGCCTCGGACAGCTGGAACAGAAACTCCGGGTGCTCCAG TATTGAGCAAATGCTGGCAGTGAATCCCGGAAAGACGCCGATTAGTTTGCTGCAGGAATATGGAACGCGGATAGGAAAGACCCCGGTATACGACCTGCTGAAGGCCGAGGGACAGGCTCACCAGCCCAACTTCACGTTCCGCGTCTCTGTGGGAGAGATCAGTTGCACGGGCCAAGGCCCCAGCAAGAAGGCGGCCAAGCACAAAGCGGCCGAGGCAGCACTGAAGATGCTCAAGGGGAATCTTGCAGGTCCCATAGGTTTCGGTCTTGAAGGAGACTCATTTGTCAGAATTGATGCCCCTGTGGATGAAGATAG CTCTCCATGCGAGATGAAGACTTTAGTCACTTCGCAGCAATCAGAATGTAACCCCGTTGGAGCTCTGCAG gAATTGGTGGTGCAGAAGGGATGGCGTCTACCAGAATATACAGTGACGCAAGAGTCCGGACCGGCGCATCGCAAGGAATTCACTATGACCTGCAGAGTGGAGAAATTTATGGAAATTG GAAGTGGTACATCCAAGAAGCTGGCCAAGAGAAACGCAGCCGCCAAAATGCTAGCGCGGATACACGACGTCCCAGTAGACATGAGGACCAACAACGATGGCGATGTAGAAGATGACACATTCAACATG CACGCGGGGAGCAGGGCGGAGTCTAGCAAGAATAAAAGCTACAGCTGCACTTGGGACACGCTGAGGAACTCAGCCGGTGAGAAGATTCTGCAACTGCGCACTCACCCGTTGGGACTGCCCGACGACTCCGTCTTCTGCTCGTTGCTTGAGGAGCTGTCGATTGAGCAGTCCTTTGAAGTCAGCTACCTCGACCTAG AGCGAAGTCTGAGCGGCCGCTGCCAGTGTCTTGTGGAGCTGTCTACGCAACCAATCACAGTATGCCACGGCTTTGCCATGAACGTTGAGGACGCTCGTGCCAACGCTGCCCACAATGCACTTCAGTACCTCAAAATCATGGCCGGGGCGAAGTGA
- the tarbp2 gene encoding RISC-loading complex subunit tarbp2 isoform X1, whose translation MNDETASDSWNRNSGCSSIEQMLAVNPGKTPISLLQEYGTRIGKTPVYDLLKAEGQAHQPNFTFRVSVGEISCTGQGPSKKAAKHKAAEAALKMLKGNLAGPIGFGLEGDSFVRIDAPVDEDSSPCEMKTLVTSQQSECNPVGALQELVVQKGWRLPEYTVTQESGPAHRKEFTMTCRVEKFMEIGSGTSKKLAKRNAAAKMLARIHDVPVDMRTNNDGDVEDDTFNMHAGSRAESSKNKSYSCTWDTLRNSAGEKILQLRTHPLGLPDDSVFCSLLEELSIEQSFEVSYLDLEERSLSGRCQCLVELSTQPITVCHGFAMNVEDARANAAHNALQYLKIMAGAK comes from the exons ATGAACGACGAGACAGCCTCGGACAGCTGGAACAGAAACTCCGGGTGCTCCAG TATTGAGCAAATGCTGGCAGTGAATCCCGGAAAGACGCCGATTAGTTTGCTGCAGGAATATGGAACGCGGATAGGAAAGACCCCGGTATACGACCTGCTGAAGGCCGAGGGACAGGCTCACCAGCCCAACTTCACGTTCCGCGTCTCTGTGGGAGAGATCAGTTGCACGGGCCAAGGCCCCAGCAAGAAGGCGGCCAAGCACAAAGCGGCCGAGGCAGCACTGAAGATGCTCAAGGGGAATCTTGCAGGTCCCATAGGTTTCGGTCTTGAAGGAGACTCATTTGTCAGAATTGATGCCCCTGTGGATGAAGATAG CTCTCCATGCGAGATGAAGACTTTAGTCACTTCGCAGCAATCAGAATGTAACCCCGTTGGAGCTCTGCAG gAATTGGTGGTGCAGAAGGGATGGCGTCTACCAGAATATACAGTGACGCAAGAGTCCGGACCGGCGCATCGCAAGGAATTCACTATGACCTGCAGAGTGGAGAAATTTATGGAAATTG GAAGTGGTACATCCAAGAAGCTGGCCAAGAGAAACGCAGCCGCCAAAATGCTAGCGCGGATACACGACGTCCCAGTAGACATGAGGACCAACAACGATGGCGATGTAGAAGATGACACATTCAACATG CACGCGGGGAGCAGGGCGGAGTCTAGCAAGAATAAAAGCTACAGCTGCACTTGGGACACGCTGAGGAACTCAGCCGGTGAGAAGATTCTGCAACTGCGCACTCACCCGTTGGGACTGCCCGACGACTCCGTCTTCTGCTCGTTGCTTGAGGAGCTGTCGATTGAGCAGTCCTTTGAAGTCAGCTACCTCGACCTAG AAGAGCGAAGTCTGAGCGGCCGCTGCCAGTGTCTTGTGGAGCTGTCTACGCAACCAATCACAGTATGCCACGGCTTTGCCATGAACGTTGAGGACGCTCGTGCCAACGCTGCCCACAATGCACTTCAGTACCTCAAAATCATGGCCGGGGCGAAGTGA